A window of the Diabrotica undecimpunctata isolate CICGRU chromosome 1, icDiaUnde3, whole genome shotgun sequence genome harbors these coding sequences:
- the Hpf1 gene encoding histone PARylation factor 1: protein MDKEDKKYQQDKRIVCKYGNKCYQKNPTHHEKYKHPQKRKTPRSPQQAPKKLKTDKVEPSKVDSDAEDYSIEDDSNTSSESIPKATNVKVNHEVSDSDPDDDSESNHSETEDNSNKMEDTSNIQEENAVDSDKGENLEDNNTKNGTNDDSKDTKDKTYSNKEKEWNSIIKDKFLVDMPPDFFQFWDFCEKQAPKCPSEALSKVGIFLVGPYDVLAGKFSKVDKPPEDYLIHWRYYRDPPELQTVLRSDDANGYHIGYFRDAPDKTPVLLVSNTPQKNGILTPMGGNIFAAVNLYLEDLKKSGNPFRKMAVGGIQAALTKEAQRLGIDLSRKTKAIVAREKKIVTRSFNKIGLCVPYNKKSQVGYRELAQTNKELEANLNKLEQAKTKAEQDKCFSDLQPVFTYTSIASDECDFGTGIELGWNIISHGTDRLNATAGRFLASNYRLFNMEAFAKIAEAHMKNRRKGNKLSII, encoded by the exons ATGGACAAGGAAGACAAAAAATACCAACAAGATAAAAGAATTGTTTGCAAATACGGCAACAAATGTTATCAAAAAAATCCAACGCATCATGAGAAATATAAACACCCACAAAAAAGAAAg ACTCCGCGATCTCCACAACAGGcacctaaaaaattaaaaaccgaTAAAGTAGAGCCATCAAAAGTTGACTCAGATGCTGAAGACTATTCTATCGAAGATGATTCAAATACGAGTTCAGAGAGTATTCCAAAAGCAACTAATGTGAAGGTAAATCACGAGGTTTCAGATTCTGACCCTGATGATGATTCAGAAAGTAATCATAGTGAAACTGAAGACAATAGTAACAAAATGGAAGATACCTCTAATATACAGGAGGAAAACGCTGTAGATAGTGACAAAGGAGAAAATTTAGAAGACAATAATACTAAAAATG GCACCAATGATGATAGTAAAGACACCAAGGACAAAACATATTCGAATAAAGAAAAAGAATGGAACAGTATAATAAAAGACAAATTTCTGGTGGACATGCCTCCAGATTTCTTTCAATTCTGGGATTTTTGTGAGAAACAAGCCCCCAAATGTCCCTCGGAAGCTTTAAGCAAAGTTGGTATCTTTTTAGTTGGACCATATGATGTACTAGCAG GTAAATTTTCAAAAGTTGACAAACCACCAGAAGATTATTTAATCCACTGGAGATACTACAGAGATCCACCAGAACTACAAACAGTATTAAGGAGTGATGATGCAAATGGATATCATATAGGATATTTTAGAGATGCTCCAGACAAAACTCCAGTCCTCTTAGTCTCAAATACTCCACAAAAGAATGGAATATTAACTCCTATGGGTGGAAATATCTTTGCAGCTGTTAA TTTGTACTTGGAAGATCTGAAGAAAAGCGGGAATCCATTCAGGAAAATGGCAGTTGGTGGAATACAAGCAGCTTTAACAAAAGAAGCTCAAAGACTGGGTATTGATTTGTCAAGAAAAACCAAAGCCATTGTTGCAAGAGAGAAGAAAATAGTTACTAGAAGTTTCAATAAAATTGGTCTTTGTGTTCCTTACAATAAAAA GTCACAGGTGGGATATAGAGAATTGGCCCAAACGAACAAAGAATTAGAAGCAAACTTAAATAAACTAGAGCAGGCAAAGACCAAAGCTGAACAAGACAAATGTTTCTCTGATCTACAGCCAGTATTCACCTACACAAGTATTGCCTCTGATGAATGTGACTTTGGTACTGGTATTGAGCTGGGCTGGAATATTATCAGTCATGGCACAGACCGTTTGAATGCAACTGCTGGCCGGTTCTTGGCTTCCAATTACAGGTTGTTCAACATGGAAGCTTTTGCTAAGATAGCAGAGGCGCACATGAAAAATAGGAGAAAGGGAAATAAATTGAGTATTATatga